The following DNA comes from Miscanthus floridulus cultivar M001 unplaced genomic scaffold, ASM1932011v1 fs_79_2_3, whole genome shotgun sequence.
ACCAAACTGACTAACTTCCTTCAAATCGACTAACTGAACTCAATCTGGGATCCTAGACTCTAGGAATGGCGCCCGCTCTGGACGCGGTCACCATGCAGAGGCCGCACGCCGCGAGCGagctgttgccgctgctcagccaCGGCTGCGCTTCCGGCGCTGGTACACCTGGCCCACCATAACAATATAACTTTGCCAACTTATGAGCTAAATGTTAGTGCATAAATGAACAACCTGACAGAATAACTGAAAAGAAGAATCTTGTCACCCTGCTGAGTCCACAGTGACAAAAGCCTTTCTAGTGCTCGCATCTTTCCACAATGTTCAGCATCACTGAGACCCATGAAGTTTTCACTTTTAGTGGTACCACCAACTAAGTCAATATCTGCACCGAAGACAGCAGCTGCAAGTTCAGCATCTTTCTTCTGCTTTTCAGGCTCATCCTTTGGATTAGGTTTTATCAGCTCCAGATGGTTGCTAATCTACAATAAAGGAAGAGATAtcagatttttcaaaaaaaaaatgtccAAAATAATGAACAGGTTTTTGTTGTTggcttgttgctgctgctgtcatTCCAAATAACATAGGATAGGAAAAACCTGCTGAAGCTTGACGAGGCAAGGAAGAACAAGACAGAAGGGGCATATAGAACAGCCTTCATCAGGGTTGTCTCTGTGAAGATAAGACCATATAACACCATCTGGTTCAGTTCTCTTGCAACATTCAACCTGAGGTAAAGGACTTCCACAGCTACAGGGTACATCCCTATTAATAAGGATCTGTATATCAGGTTGTTGCAGCATTCTTCTATAAACACGTTTTTGAACATCACTCATTTTGCAGAAAACAATATTATCCTCCTTCCCAAGCATAAGATGTCCAATTGTCTCCTCTTTTGTCCTTCTCAATAAGAATTTCCTAAGAACGGAAACAAGGTGCTTCTTGCGCGTATCAGCAACTCGAACAAATGTCTCAGGAGCACTTAGCCTCTGACCCTGTTTTAGAGGCTCATCATAATAGGCTCGAAAGTGTTCTCGATCCCCTAAGCAGCCAGGCACAACCCAGTCAAATAGATTAAATAATTCCATGATCTTATTCTGCATTATGGTCCCCGTGAGACCAAACCGCTTTTGAGTTGTTATCCCCAAGCATGCTGTATATAACTTGGATTTTTCATTCTTGAGACGATGTGCCTCATCAACAACCACAAGTTCCCACGAGATACCACATAAAATCTTGTCATGAATTCTGAAAGTATCAAAACTGGTAATGAGTACCTCCAGTCCTTGGGTTTCAATTTTTCCAAGAACCAAATCACGATTTGGACCATGATACACAGCAACAGAGAATTCTGCccactcagaaaattcattttcccaGTTCCGAATCACCGAAGTAGGGCAGAGGATGAGTACAGGGCCAGTTTTCTTTCCTTTGTTTGATGATTGCTCATGGCCATTGCCTTTTCCAATAACAGAAGACAAAAAAGCAATAGTTTGAATGGTCTTTCCCAAACCCCTAAATCACAAGAGAAATCATGTTAAAAGGTGAACAGGAAGTGCAGTAAGATTCAAAGAGCCCAGTAACTTCTACGTATAGGAATGAGTTGATTGTCACTATATCAACAGTGTACATATATGCATATGCTAACCTTTAATAAGCCGAGCTTACTTACTTAGTATTATGCACCAGCAACAACAAACTACATTGAGAAAACTAATTgctttgctaaaataatttggaTCCCCACCAACATTTAATATGATTGAATGAGTGCTTATCTAAAAGAAGACTCTTGATTGATATTCAAGGTTATTTCAAGAACGAAATGAGGATCATCGATCTCCTTAAAGAAAATGATCATCTGCAATTTTGAAGCCTCACATGTCATCTCCAAGAATACCGCCATGATTGTTTCTATACAAATTGTACAAGAATCTCACACCGTCCCTCTGATGCGCAAGTAGCCTACCATTTATTGATGGGGGCACCTACAACCAGATAAAAAAAAGTACAGAAATTAAACTGATGAATAATTATAACGATCAGGGGCTTGGGCAGAGACACAAGTAAAAATGCATTTCTGTGTGATGATTACAAATAATACAGGATGGAATTTTTTTGGGGGTGTTAAATTTGAACATAAAACAATCCCACAGTGGACAAAGATGTAAAACCATTCACAGAAAATGAAGAAACAAAATCAAGTATAATGTTTTGCAAACAATAATCATGTAAGAACATAGCTCTATGCTATAAAAGCATGGTGTGCACATGTGCAAATCACATTTACTTTTCATGCTTGTAGCTGATACTTTTGGTTGAGCACTATTGAACACCCTTGTTTTGCCAAAACCTTGGCCATGTCTGAGTTTTGCCCATGAGTAATTTTTTTAGTGGTTTTGGTGTAGTCCAAAGAAATGGATCATGCAATTATTTACGATGCTTCTTGATGCTAGGAAAAAACTTATCAGCAAAAACAATATCTCAGCCTTAAAGAGAAAGTAGAATAAATGAGTCCATGAAAGAAACAATAGCAACACAGCAGAACCATATAAATAAATAAGGGGCAACTATTTTCCCAGAAAAAACAAGTTGTCAGCCCCTTCACTACAGAGAATTAATTAAGTTCAGCTTCGTTGTAAATAATAGTATTGTTAAAGAGACCTCGAGATCTGGTCCAACATAAATCCTGAAGGTCAAATGATGAAACAAAGCAGTCCATCAACCACATAATACATGTTCCATCAACCATGGAACGTGTAAAAGTTGAGTTATGATATAAAATGCATGCAAATGGCTCATAATCAACTACTGTCTCCTTGTATTTAACTGAGATAAACCGCAGGGCATCAACTATTGTCTTCTTGTATTGTATTTCCCTGGAACTATCTCAATCGCAACGTATTCATTTACCAATTTCTATTTAACTGAGATAAACCGCATCAAGAACAGCAAGATATGCCATGGCAAACGGTTATGCAATGTTTTCTCGCTCTCCCTCTTCTCACAAGAAGTAGGATTTATCACTACTGACTCCATCCCCAAATACAAGGAGTGCATgtatttcaaaattcaaactttgtcatctttgaccaataattagTGTAATCATAATATTCATATGAAAAGTTTACACTAGAAACGTGGTTATATCGGGTTTGTATTCATAAATACTTTGTAATGATCAAACTTATGTTGCCATAAATCCGTTTTTGTACTAGTATACTGAAACTGAACTACTTCGTGCGCAAGTCATTCTTGCGAGACAAGCCCTAACGAATCTACTGCCACCGAGGAGACGCAGGCGCAGTACGGTACCTGGACGACAGGGTGCTCTCCAGGCAGCGAGAGCACAAGTGGCTCGTATGGCCCGAGGGACTCGAGGGCGGCCGCTGGTGGCGGAGGCAGGCAGCGGCGGATAATGGGGCGACTTTTTCTCTCGTCCTCATCCTCCGACGACGGCGGTTCGTCGTCCTCCCGCGGCTTCTCGATCGGGGCCCTGGGGGCGGGTGGGAGCTGTATGGGCCTGGAGGAAAAGGAGGAGGATGAAGAGGTGGCGGCCTCGAGGCGGAGGAGCTGCTGCGAAAGGGACGTCTTTGGGGGTCTCCGCGGAAGGAGAGCGGGATGCGGCGGCGAGCGCGGTTGGGTCTGTGgttgggaggaggaagaggagcaggCGTTGAGGGTTTCCTTGAGGCGGTTGAGGGACATGGACggaggcggtggtgctccggcgggTCCCTGCCGTGGAAGGACTCCGAAGCGAAGGCGGCAATTTTGGTTTGGGAGGACAGTTCTCTGGTTGATCCAACAAAGAACAAACGGTCAAAAACAATGGCGAAGGCGTTCTCTtcggtttggactttggagtagGATGATGATTCTCGTTTGCTCGTCCCGATGTAGCCGCCCACGGAGATTATTAATTTCAATTCTAATACTAAGTTAATTAACTATCAAAACTATAATTTTTTTATCGCTTTTCTGACAAATGGATTTACACGCAACAGTTTAAACTCACCATTCATGATAGAGCGGGTGAAATAAAACTGTAATAAATTTCGTGAACAATTTATACCTATGCATAAAAATATGGAACCTTTTATTTTTGACCTGAAAATTGCAGATCTAGCAGAAATACGAACTGTCCAATTTTATGAAAAATTAATCCACCAAAGATCGATACTCCTTTAATCACAAACCATTTTTGTTAAGTTTTATCTTAAACAAAACTCTTGTAATTTTAACTATGTTATGAGAAAATACATCAACTTCTATATTATCAATTTAGTTTATTAAATTATTGATGGAATATGTTCTGATGGTGTAtctatataaactcatatattttaatatttatttaAAAATGATAAAATAGAGATATTTGAAATATGATAAAATTTAACtaaattataatttagaatgcaAGAAAAAAGAACACAAAACTTATCCTAAATAAAAATAGTAAAATAAACCATTACCCATCGACGATGGCCACCCCCATCCTATTTTTCTCTTTCCCTCTGGAGGACCTAGTGTCATGCGGAAGATTTAACTTTTTGTCATTATAAAGGTTGGCACCTCCTCAGATAACATCTCAATAGTTGCTGCTATATTTTTACTAGCAAAAACAGAAAACAGATACAAAAACATCATTTTTGCTCATGTGGCACGCCAGCTGTGGGGGCATGGCCCCcgatatcctcaagacaagacatgggtcacaccatcagaggtggctcaaTGTagagtcgagatggcggactagaggggtgaatagtccgttctaaaattaatcgcgtcggctaaccgaaacaagtgcggaattaaaactatcggtctagttaAGACTACACCcatttatttatgttctctagcaccttccaaagatactaattaagcaacaaatgtgtcgggctagctagagctcacctaaccaattctaaaagtaaggtcacacaagcatatgccactagtacttcaagcaactagtgagctcctacacaagctagtaagcaaaagcacaaagccacctaagctcactagcaatgctcaataacaaggcaactaatgtcaaattagagagcgcaattatttagctacacaaactaagtaatatgactaacaaggttacacaaaccaaattagtcatgcaaggaagctacttctatgcttcataagcaagaatgtaactagtaagctatacaaactaactaattacaagagcaactacacaagtacaatatatatgaaatataaatacaaacttgtgaaagggattgcaaaccaacgggaagaacaaggttgacatagtgttttttctcccgaggttcacgtgtttgccaacacgctagtccccgttgtgtcgaccgctcacttggtggttcggcggctaattggcatcacccgccaagcccgcacgtcgggcaccgcaagaacctaccccgaaagtgagggtagcacaataacacgctcaactagagttgtttTTTTATCAACCCTTTTGATAGCTTTAACTAAGCATATCAAATGTTACTTGgatcaccactttcatgttagccttccaaataccacacttggttcacctacacataggtggcaagcccctacactagggagaagtgacctctctccaaaaatcatccttgacactcacttgaaataacttgattgattgatccaagtgatagacttaacttgataagtaaccttgattccttctttaagttattttctttctaccaaatgatctccaatcatatctagaacttaaattttatcttcaacttaagtttgatcttgatcttcatcttgagtaccaaaagtgtgcaaagtacactccataatcaaatgatcTTGtaatctttgcttgtcatgcttctagatcttctcaaaaccaaacttatatGCCTCAATTAATTATAAATATGTTTCCAATTTGATGAcgtttcaatcaaagtgactctagatcaatccaatatttgtcacttttctggcagattatgtacccttcaaagaaataagcatatcttccaaagtacaaatccaaatatcacaaaatttggtgaagatatgctttactaagttatctagcagctgtaaaaatttgagtttcatttgacttctagattgctatcagatttcaattcttccaccactgctacatgctgaaaaccgctgcactatagctgacaagatccactccaaaactgaagcatttcttatccaattctcatgaaaattttacagcatcttataACATAAgtttagagcatgtacaccaatttttatgacaatccaataagtttttattactcaaacatggataagatcatagctagctcagattctcaattataggacagattttaacaattgagctatacttcatcaaatatgaatcaaacttgaaactaacttgtttgaatacttccataagacatatatccattcaaaccacttactaaaagtcatcttatgaatttatccaacacaaatcaatccaaccttgattactaatcaattatccattcaatcaacttatagcaagcaactttgcatatttgtccatttcaatcaactcatatgcacccaaatgaaataatcaacaagagatataccttggttggcttatgatcatccaacttgcaaacttcaactcaattatttgcaaaccatcaaatatattcaatgaatcaccaacaacttgaattatagcacttgaaCTTTACTCAGTTAATCATGGCAttaggataatgatcatcacttatcaatacttggctcaactacataatcaacaagatgaataccatttgaaccaagcctccaatgccaatgatacctataaacaatcatccattttttgatggtacccaaactagtttgggtcctctcaagttaggagtaaCATACTTagacatagccttagtatgaatagcgagatgttttgcaatagcaaccatagaggtaccattaccatcttttctaagcatagaatcatcatcaattgaaatagacttaggagtgttacctaggggacatgaatatgccatATGTCCCCTTTcctagcatgagtagcactttctctttgattgagccttctcttccttgctcatgtggtgcttctcattgccttgcctctcatggattgcttgagccttcttctcaagcttggtaggacacttagaggcaaagtgtcacgtacttccacacttgaagcacttgatgtgagcataatcttttttCTCATCtacattcttgctcatcatcttggcatcttgagtttgcattggatgctttacctttccacctcttcttgttttcttcttctttatcatcaaatcaccactatcttcatggttgatcttaatttgctcttggggtgtcttctcttgcttaacttgtggctttggttgaggctcttttagttgcttcaccaattacttggttgggcacattgacgTAAGGTGACTCTAAGTGCGGCACTtaaagcacttcacatgccttagtctctcttcttctttctttaacttgagcttttcttcattggggcaaccatttgtaagatgtcccacttcattgcatttgaagcacatgaaatgagagagcttctcttgttcttacttcttcatctctctttcatatcttctcttaccccatcttttgcccttgatcttgctcttgttgaagccaatgccacttatgtcattacgGCTTttttgatgattgactttgctagtcttgaagccgactccactcttgtcaccaaagtttctttgagtcttcaacatatgctcaaaggtgacttgagagttgtagcatctctctaacttgttgctcaatttcttcacttgttcatttagctcattgttctccttcaaaaggttagtctcacaagatatagaagtagaataagcatctatatgtgaagagcatggcatatctaataaatcatcacaatagatggatacatgcttcttgcctacatcacaagggttagcaacaatacgtgattgatcaattgacccatgtgatgagctctcattattttaaagtttctttgtaaacaatttaattagagaagcatgttgttctaataattcatcatgagatgcaagtagtgtctcatgattcaattttagctcaccatgtgaagatttGAAGGCATCAAGtagtttcttatgttcttcacaagagttctttagaaacgagttttcattttctaattttaatgttttagctttctcattttctaaagacatggtcatgctagcaagtctactaacaagctcatcatatgaatcgacatgatcaaccacattatcatttgataccttggtgtcaccttgtgacatgagacaatgtggtatAGTTGGAGAGAttatagtagcatcatcatcatggcttgagcataaaccaacatcaccatcaagtgtgcatggggtagcatcatcatttgcaacacttgtggcatcatcatcaatcttgtcaagtgaacttgtagtggatcgatcatcatcatcatcacttgaccatgaggtggagcaatttttctcaatcaccaaattgtgatcatgcttgacacactcatgcgcctcattcttaggctcatcctccttgaatttgccatcatcccatgtagttcccgtgtagtttacttgtttcatcaaattaaaactcaatgcatccattagaaaacaacaagcatgtgcatcaagtttatagagaactctttgagctttggtaagATTTCTATGGTTCAAggcatgagtgagaccactagtgacaatccaccaaaacttagctccctttgcacaaaaatgatcaagcatataaTTTTTCCAAAGtgtaaagtttgtgccataaaaaatatgtgtctcacaaacatctagcccactagacgtcatcctctcgggtcgatgaagaccacaaaagagagaccttgctctgataccacttgtagggttgagatggcggactagagggggggtgaatagtcctttctaaaattaatcgcgtcagctaaccgaaacaagtacggaattaaaactatcggtctagccaagactacacctcttttatttatgttctctagcaccttccaaagatactaattaagcaacaaaggtgccgggctagctagagattacctaactaattctagaagtaaggtcatacaaacctatgccactagtacttcaaataactagggagctcctacacaagctagtaagcaaaagcacaaagccacctaaggtCACTAgaaatactcaataacaaggcaaccaatgtcaaattagagagcacaattacttagctacataaactaagtaatatgactaacaagattatacaaaccaaattagccacgcaagggagctacttctatgctacataagcaagaaggtaactagtaagctacacaagctaactaattacaagagcaactacacaagtacaatgtatatgaaatataaatataagcttgtgaaaggggattgcaaaccaataggaagaacaaggttgatacggtgatttttcttctgagattcacgtgtttgccaacacgctagtcctcgttatgtcaaccgctcacttggtggttcggtggctaattggcatcacccgccaagcccgcacgtcgggcaccataagaacctaccccgaaagtaagggtagctcaatgacacactcaactagagttgctcttcgcggctcccgcggggcgagcactatgcccctcataaagctcttctctggagcaccgcacaagcttcttgcgggctttgacagagaccaccaccaagccgtctaggagatgGCAAGCTCTGAGAGTAACAAGCActatcggcttgcaactcgatcacctagtgtcactcgatgcaacctcacgatgcaatcgcactagaatcactctcacacacaattggatgatcactatcaagcatatgtgagatggagggctcccaagcactcacaagcatgaacacaaagtccctcaaggtgctcagcaccagccatggctgaggccaccttctatttatagccccatgggctaaactagccgttaccccttcactgggcaaaactcgggacgaccggacgctccggtcgtatcgaccggacgcaggacctcagcgttcggtcaacggatgctcgccacgtatcgcctccattcaacctcagtcacttgatctcaatagttaagtgatgaccagacgcagctGCACAAACTGACCA
Coding sequences within:
- the LOC136533182 gene encoding switch 2-like, whose amino-acid sequence is MSLNRLKETLNACSSSSSQPQTQPRSPPHPALLPRRPPKTSLSQQLLRLEAATSSSSSFSSRPIQLPPAPRAPIEKPREDDEPPSSEDEDERKSRPIIRRCLPPPPAAALESLGPYEPLVLSLPGEHPVVQVPPSINGRLLAHQRDGVRFLYNLYRNNHGGILGDDMGLGKTIQTIAFLSSVIGKGNGHEQSSNKGKKTGPVLILCPTSVIRNWENEFSEWAEFSVAVYHGPNRDLVLGKIETQGLEVLITSFDTFRIHDKILCGISWELVVVDEAHRLKNEKSKLYTACLGITTQKRFGLTGTIMQNKIMELFNLFDWVVPGCLGDREHFRAYYDEPLKQGQRLSAPETFVRVADTRKKHLVSVLRKFLLRRTKEETIGHLMLGKEDNIVFCKMSDVQKRVYRRMLQQPDIQILINRDVPCSCGSPLPQVECCKRTEPDGVIWSYLHRDNPDEGCSICPFCLVLPCLVKLQQISNHLELIKPNPKDEPEKQKKDAELAAAVFGADIDLVGGTTKSENFMGLSDAEHCGKMRALERLLSLWTQQGDKILLFSYSVRLFIYALTFSS